TGCTTTATCCAGCTGTATATTCGCAACTCTCATCCCAAATAAGCTGCCAGCGGCCAGTTGCTATATGGGTTTGGTTTAGTCATCATAATTATGGGTGTCTTTATTACTTCTGGTAGAGGTTTGAAAGGTATCAGGTAAGAATATGATAATAACCCAATTGGCTTCATACAGCAGATTATAGATGTCCCAGATATAAACCCTAGGAGTAATTGAAAATGCGTTATTTTCAAGATTTTATTGTTGGCGGATATGCATATTACAGAAATAAAAAGCTTGAACACGGTAAAGCTGTGACAATGCTAATATTACCAGTGTTTGGCTTGCCTGCTTTAATTTTTTCAGGGGTGGTTTTTTATGTAATTAAAGACCTTTCTGTAATTTTTGATAAGTACGTATTCGAACTAGTTTTCATGTTTTTGGTTGTTGGGCTAATTACTATTTATAAGATGGATGAATTTCTAGAGGCATACCAAAGCGACGAGGTGTTGAAGACTTTATCGAGAGAGATTAGCATTCATAATGTAAGCGTTTATTCTCTAGTGGCCATAAATTTTTGCGTTTGGTATTTTTTAAGGTAAAAATTAGATTTAGTAGAGATATAATTAACGCATTTAAAATAACGGCCACGGCTGTCTGTGATGAGTATCTTTGATTAGCCAATCAATATCAGCCCAGGCAACTGGGTTAAGCTGTCAAAGGACTTTACCCGTCTGTTTAAAGGCCGGTAGGCACGTTCGGAAGAGTCAGGACAGCCATAACACTTCACTCGCAGATTGCACCAGCTTTTACCCCCATCGAAGCCGCTTTGGCGGTTGGGCTGAGTGAAACGGGCAAGCCGAGATAGGGATATCGAGGCAGAGACCGTCGAGCTTGGAGCGAGTCGGTCTTGGTGACCGTTTTCAGCCCATAAGGCCAAAGTGCTCGGCTTCGTCTGGGGCGGCAGGGACTCTTATTTATAAATCGGCAAGAGGGGATTGCTGTAGATCCCCTCTTGGTCGGGTGTGGGTTGAAGACCCACGACCTTCTGTCGCTTGCAAAGCGACCGTCCTCACTCATTGATTCCACAGCTCAGGCCGCTGCTTGCGGCCTCTTAGATTAGCCCCGTGGCTTGCCTGAGTCCTTGCCCTTTGGTGGCCCTGATCTGGCGGCGCTGGTTCCATGCCGTGGGTTTGCAGGTTTTTTTCGTTGCGCCGCTGCCCAAGGGCTTTTGGCAGCAGTGCCGCCTTCGCTTGCCCTTAGCTTTTCTGTGCGCGACTTTCGTTGAGAGCTGGGCTGAGAGTTGCGTTGAGGGCTGAGCTCAGAGCTGGGCTGAGCTTTTGGCTGAGATTTGGGCTTATAGTCGAGAATAGACACAGGGATAGGCTTTTTGGGCTCAAATCCCTCAATCACCCGCCTTTCAATCACATGCCCCAGACGGCTTTCAATCATACACAGATTCTTGAAATCATCTTTTGACAGTAAAGATACCGCTTCCCCTGTCATGCCCGCGCGGCCGGTACGACCGATACGGTGAATATATTCATCCGGCGGGAATGGCAGATCGTAGTTCACTACCCGCTCCAGTTTATCGACATCAATCCCCCGGGCGGCCACGCCGGTGGCTACCAGATACTGCAAACTGCCGTCTTTAAATTCACTCAACACCTGTTCACGCACCGCCTGACTGCGGCCACTGTGAAAGGCTTCGGCGTGAATGCCACGCTTTTCCAGCTGGCTGACCAACTTGGCCGCGCCATGTTTGGTTTCAATGAAAATCAGCGCCTGCTGCCATTGTTCCGTTTGGATAAGATGGCTCAGGAGGGCCGACTTGGTGTCCTTGTCGACCGTCACCAGCCACTGGGAAATCTCTTTTTTGCTGGGCTTGGCAATGGCAATTTCGACCGGATCCGGCACCGCGGTTTTGGCCAGCTCGCGAATGCGCGGGGATAAAGTTGCCGAAAACAGCAGATTCTGGCGGTTCGTGGGCATACGGCTGATAAGGTCGTTAATGACCTCAATAAAGCCCATATCCAGCATGCGGTCGGCCTCATCCAGCACCAGCACCTGGATTTCTTCAAAATACACGGCACGCTGATGGTACATGTCTTTGAGTCTGCCTGGCGTCGCCACCAGAATATCCACGCCCGCAATCAGCGCCTGCTTTTGGGCCTGCATATCCACACCGCCATACATGGCCAGCACGGTCAGCGGCAAGTTCGCCGCGTAGGCGCTCAGATTGTCAGCCACCTGCACCACTAACTCCCGGGTTGGCGCCAAAATCACCGCCCGTACCCGTTTTTTCCGTTCGGTCTTGCCCTGGCTTAGGCGTTCAATCAGCGGCAGTCCAAATGCTGCGGTTTTGCCCGTTCCGGTTTGAGCTGCGGCCAGCAGATTGCGACCACTTAAGGCTACCGGTATCGCCTTTTGCTGGATCTCGGTGGGCTGTTGATAGTTCAGCGACTCAAGTGCCGAAGTAATGGCGGGAGCTAATCCCAGACGGGCAAATGACATAGAAAATCCAACTTAGTATTAAGGGCGGTAGCCTCAGGATGGGCGCGCATTCTATCGCTATTCATCCGGGATTCAAAGCCAGCGGCGTTTGATAGGGCCAGCCGACATGGCATTAAGTCTGGCACAGAAAGGCAGGACAGATATGGACGTATTCCACAGATGCAGGCCGTTTTTAATTCGCGGATAGCCATCCGTTGTGTGAAGCAAAAGTGAGGACAGCTATAACACTTCACTCGCAGATTGCACCAGCTTTTACCCCATCGAAGCCGCTTTGGCGGTTGGACTGAGTGAAACGGGCAAGCCGAGATATGGATATCGAGGCAGAGACCGTCGAGCTTGGAGCGAGTCGGTCTTGGTGACCGTTTTCAGTCCATAAGGCCAAAGTGCCCGGCTTCGTCAGGGGTCGTTGGGGGATTGGACAAGGGCTCATGCTCGCCAGAGCATCCATGAGCGCGAACCATGGATGGTGAGCTGGCCCTTTTGCAAGGAGGCAATTGCAAGTCGATACTGCCCCCTTTCCCCGGGTGTGGGTCGGCGACCCACGACTTCGAGCAAACTTTCCGTCATTTAGTCAAACGACACCCAAAACGCGCAGACAGCCACTATTCGGCCATCCTGTCGAACATCATGAAACTGATACCGTTTGCATCTGAAGTAAGCGCCAATCCATCACTCTGCCTTACCGTGTATCCAATCCAGCACTGGGCTTAGCCATTCGGGTAGGGGTTGATAAAAGGCGCCGTGCAGTTTGCCGGTATCGATTTTAAGCTCCTTGAAGCTTACCGGTTTTTCGGGAAAGTCCATAAAGTGGCGACAGCTGGCGCCCAGGGTATCGCTCGCTTCATAAATCGACAGCACCTTGCCGGATAATCTTAAGCTGGGTGGCACTGAGCCTTCGGGGCAAGAGGCCAGCAGCACGTAGCGCAGCTCTGGGCGATGCAGGTAGCTCGATACCCGGGTAGTAATGCCGCCGCCCTTTGAAAAGCCGACCACCACTATGTTGTGCTCCGGCACGCCCGCCTCAATCAATTGCTCAATCTGCGCCACTATGGTGCCCGCATAGGCGTACATGTTGGTATTGGCCGGGCGCTGGGATGAAATCACCACCGCGCCACGGGAAGCCAAGGCATCCAGCACTGCCGGGTAATCATATAAGCCAAAGCGTGGGTCGGTTGGCCTGGGGCCGCTGTTTTCGATGATGCGGCCGTGTAAATAAAAGAGATAGGTTGCCGAAGGGCTTGGCTTTTCCGGCGCCGTGGTGACCACGGTCCCCGCATGTGCCTGCATGGCTAAACTGCTTATCAACACCCATGTTGCCAATCTTATTTGCATCACTACCTCGTCAGTGTGTTTTTCCGTTCACTCTAGGTCACACAAAT
This portion of the Shewanella amazonensis SB2B genome encodes:
- a CDS encoding DEAD/DEAH box helicase; translated protein: MSFARLGLAPAITSALESLNYQQPTEIQQKAIPVALSGRNLLAAAQTGTGKTAAFGLPLIERLSQGKTERKKRVRAVILAPTRELVVQVADNLSAYAANLPLTVLAMYGGVDMQAQKQALIAGVDILVATPGRLKDMYHQRAVYFEEIQVLVLDEADRMLDMGFIEVINDLISRMPTNRQNLLFSATLSPRIRELAKTAVPDPVEIAIAKPSKKEISQWLVTVDKDTKSALLSHLIQTEQWQQALIFIETKHGAAKLVSQLEKRGIHAEAFHSGRSQAVREQVLSEFKDGSLQYLVATGVAARGIDVDKLERVVNYDLPFPPDEYIHRIGRTGRAGMTGEAVSLLSKDDFKNLCMIESRLGHVIERRVIEGFEPKKPIPVSILDYKPKSQPKAQPSSELSPQRNSQPSSQRKSRTEKLRASEGGTAAKSPWAAAQRKKPANPRHGTSAARSGPPKGKDSGKPRG
- a CDS encoding alpha/beta hydrolase; protein product: MQIRLATWVLISSLAMQAHAGTVVTTAPEKPSPSATYLFYLHGRIIENSGPRPTDPRFGLYDYPAVLDALASRGAVVISSQRPANTNMYAYAGTIVAQIEQLIEAGVPEHNIVVVGFSKGGGITTRVSSYLHRPELRYVLLASCPEGSVPPSLRLSGKVLSIYEASDTLGASCRHFMDFPEKPVSFKELKIDTGKLHGAFYQPLPEWLSPVLDWIHGKAE